One window from the genome of Marinobacter sp. es.048 encodes:
- a CDS encoding BatD family protein: protein MVKRLMIPAICLFLLTALWLPAQAQTHTQARQLTVEPDRTRLYEGEVLTLTVKGSMEIDINLGNLFDFDMSSLPKPDIEKVEPDFEILAQNQQYSIRTVNSQMVGEITWTYQLAPKTTGELTIPALNFKDAVSEPVTVEVLDGSPPDQAATGRDSFIELSADKDEVYVQEQLILTVRLFFRGNLIRGELSEPTHPHVIIESLGRQQEFSRYRDGVRYRVVERRYAIFPQRPGTLNLPPVRFEGQARDASGSLRFLRDSEELFEVPVKDVPSQFSGDTWLPATGLSLEESGLPPSLEVATGENITREIRLTAAGLPGEALPPLPDTVPDGLRSYPEEPERQTETTPAGLTSSLKQSVALVPVEAGQMTLPAIRIYWWDTEADRERVAVIPEKTLTVKDPHAVAAAAPPQTDQGSSDREPDAANIEPSIEPAADETGLWQWLSLLLGILWAGTLLAWWWSGKGRKVTSEQTDKRDEDAAFDRLAKAARDGAAMTPELVVEWANLHSPGHGFRSASDVVDHFGDETLATELRRLQARLFAPRHEHDAWDGRPLARALEHIRKRTPDKTMADLPPLYPEGLS from the coding sequence ATGGTAAAACGGCTGATGATACCCGCCATCTGTCTGTTTCTTCTGACGGCACTCTGGCTGCCGGCCCAGGCACAAACCCATACACAGGCCCGGCAACTGACAGTCGAGCCAGACCGGACCCGTCTCTATGAGGGCGAGGTTCTTACCCTGACCGTAAAAGGCAGCATGGAGATCGACATCAATCTCGGCAACCTGTTCGACTTCGACATGTCGAGCCTGCCAAAGCCTGATATCGAGAAGGTGGAACCCGATTTTGAAATCCTGGCACAGAACCAGCAGTACAGTATCCGCACCGTAAACAGTCAGATGGTGGGCGAAATCACCTGGACCTACCAACTGGCACCGAAAACCACCGGCGAACTGACCATCCCTGCACTCAACTTCAAGGATGCTGTTTCGGAGCCGGTTACCGTGGAAGTCTTAGACGGCTCGCCGCCGGACCAGGCCGCGACTGGACGGGACAGTTTTATCGAGCTGTCCGCCGACAAGGATGAAGTCTATGTACAGGAGCAGTTGATCCTGACAGTGCGGCTTTTCTTCAGGGGTAACCTGATTCGCGGCGAGCTGTCTGAGCCGACTCATCCCCATGTGATTATCGAATCCCTGGGCAGGCAGCAGGAATTTTCACGCTATCGCGACGGTGTGCGATACCGCGTGGTGGAGCGCCGTTACGCGATCTTCCCCCAACGGCCAGGAACCTTGAATCTGCCCCCTGTGCGCTTCGAGGGACAGGCCAGGGATGCCTCCGGCAGCCTCCGTTTTCTGAGGGACAGTGAGGAGCTTTTTGAGGTGCCGGTCAAGGATGTTCCTTCCCAGTTCAGTGGAGATACCTGGCTGCCGGCAACCGGCTTGTCGCTTGAAGAGTCCGGGCTTCCCCCGTCGCTGGAAGTCGCGACCGGTGAAAACATTACCCGAGAGATCAGGCTGACGGCGGCGGGCTTGCCCGGGGAGGCCCTGCCACCCTTACCCGATACTGTCCCGGACGGACTGAGAAGTTACCCGGAAGAGCCAGAGAGGCAGACCGAAACAACGCCGGCGGGCCTGACCTCTTCGCTGAAGCAATCCGTGGCTCTGGTACCGGTTGAGGCGGGACAGATGACGTTGCCAGCCATTCGCATTTACTGGTGGGATACCGAAGCGGATCGGGAACGTGTTGCCGTCATTCCGGAGAAAACGCTGACGGTAAAAGACCCGCATGCCGTTGCCGCGGCTGCGCCCCCGCAAACCGACCAGGGCAGTTCAGATCGGGAACCCGATGCCGCCAACATTGAACCCTCGATTGAACCGGCAGCTGACGAAACCGGACTCTGGCAATGGCTCAGCCTGCTGCTGGGAATTCTCTGGGCCGGGACGTTACTGGCATGGTGGTGGTCAGGCAAAGGCCGAAAAGTGACGTCGGAACAGACTGACAAGCGGGATGAAGATGCCGCCTTCGACCGTCTGGCCAAGGCCGCGAGAGATGGCGCAGCAATGACACCGGAACTTGTGGTGGAGTGGGCAAATCTGCACTCGCCCGGCCACGGCTTCCGCTCTGCGTCTGACGTTGTCGATCATTTCGGCGACGAGACACTGGCCACGGAACTCCGAAGGCTTCAGGCCAGGCTTTTTGCGCCCCGACACGAGCACGACGCCTGGGATGGTCGACCATTGGCACGAGCCCTTGAACATATCCGGAAACGGACACCGGACAAAACCATGGCCGACCTGCCTCCGCTCTATCCGGAGGGCCTGTCCTGA